The DNA window TCAGGAAATCCCCTACTCTTCCATTACCGTTACAAAGGTCAGCGCCTGAATTTCCAGCTGGATGATGTGTAATGGGCGTCAACGAACAAAGATATGTCAGTGCTTCAGAGATATCAGAATACGAATACTGCAATGTTGCTTGGTATTATCAGAAGGAAAATTACCCGAGGAGCAAAATTTCGTCCACAAGGATGTCCGTGGGTAGGGCAAGGCACCGCAGGGTTGAGCGATCTTACAACGCGCTGACAAAAATCCTGAAAGTCCTTGGTATCGTCCTTGCTGTTGTAATAGTGGTGATCATTTATCTTAACTTCTAGTATCGACTTCTTAGTCTTTCTGCTGCTAATAGCTCTAATCGCGATTATATTTGCCACTTCCAGAAAGAGGAAGTCATACAGCATACCTTCAGGGAAGAAAATGTATGGGGACATGCTTACAAAGGGCACAGTCCTCCGCTCAGAAAGGTTCAGACTGACAGGGAAGCCGGACTTAGTCACGAGGAAGGGCAGAGAAATTATACCATATGAATACAAATCCGGTAATGCAGATACCCCAAGATCAGGGCACATGCTACAGATGGGGGTGTATTTCCTCCTCCTTGAGGATCTTTATCACGGAAGCAAAATACCTTTTGGCATATTGAAATACAACAATTCCACGTTCCGGATCGAGAA is part of the Thermoplasmataceae archaeon genome and encodes:
- a CDS encoding Dna2/Cas4 domain-containing protein, with translation MYGDMLTKGTVLRSERFRLTGKPDLVTRKGREIIPYEYKSGNADTPRSGHMLQMGVYFLLLEDLYHGSKIPFGILKYNNSTFRIENTYRLKSRVLAIADEIRSVSGVPARNHDSSVRCFRCPYKDLCSQNLTKKSP